TGTTTCGTTCGTATCAAGTTCCACGCGCAGACCCATGTCATGCGGGAGGAGTTCTGACACACTGCTCTTTTTCGTGTCCTCGCTTTGATTCGGCACCTCGGACGGCATGGAGCCGGAATAGCCAAGCAGGTGACGGCAGTAATTGATTACATGCTCGTAAGCCGTCGTCATTCCGTCGTAAAAGTTGTACTTCAGCACTCCTTTGTCTGGATTATCAGAAGCGTTATTAGCTGCGTCCCACTCTTTTTCCAGAAAGTCGATGACTTCCTGCAGGGCCTTGTCTTTCTCGGTGACGTTCGTGGCCATGGCTAGTGTTCCTTTTCTTCGATTCTTATGGTGATGTGGTAGACGCCCTTCTGCGTGCTGGGCTGGCCGAGCCGGTAGTCGGGGCCTGTCACGTATATGGCGTTGTCGTCGGGCCAGTAGCCTGACTGGGTGATGCCGTCGAGTATCGCCTTGACCATGGGGGCCGCGTTCTCGGGGTCGAACCGTCCGTGTGTCAATGGGTGGATGATGGCTGTCACGTGCACCGGCCAGTATGTCGGGCGCGTGAGTCTGCCGGCGTTGATGAGACTGCGGAAGGTGATGTGGGCGGCGTCCTTGACCCGCTTCTTCTTGGCGTATGGCACCGCCCAGCTGCGGCTTCGAAGGTTCTGCGTCCACCACAGTTGCCTGCTGATCGCGATGTCAATCTCGCTCATAATGGTCGGCCTCCTCTTCCTCGGCTTCGATCTCGCATTCGGGGCATGGGATGGGGCGCGCCGGATACAACGCGCACCCATGCCTCGGACAGACCGGTTCCACGTCAGGTGGTTCGATCCATTCGCGCATCAGAATTCACCGTCCGCGTCCGCCCACGGGTCAGTCGCTGTCGCGCCACCACCGGCGGCGCGGTCGGCGGCCCACGGGTCGGTCGCTGGCGAGTCGGCCCGTTGTCCCGTGGGTTGGGGGCGCGTGGCCCGTTGGCTGTCGGCGCGCGTGACCTGCGCGGTCGCGTACCGCAGGGACGGGCCGATCTCGTCCACCTGCATCTCGATCACGATGCGGTTGGAGCCATCCTGAGCTTGATAGGAGTGTTGCCGCAACCGTCCCTG
This sequence is a window from Bifidobacterium breve DSM 20213 = JCM 1192. Protein-coding genes within it:
- a CDS encoding RusA family crossover junction endodeoxyribonuclease — protein: MSEIDIAISRQLWWTQNLRSRSWAVPYAKKKRVKDAAHITFRSLINAGRLTRPTYWPVHVTAIIHPLTHGRFDPENAAPMVKAILDGITQSGYWPDDNAIYVTGPDYRLGQPSTQKGVYHITIRIEEKEH
- a CDS encoding single-stranded DNA-binding protein, coding for MAGETVITIVGNLTADPETRTTQNGGTVCNFTIASTPRQYNSQSGQWEDGPALFLRCAAWRDLAAHCAQSLSKGMRVIAQGRLRQHSYQAQDGSNRIVIEMQVDEIGPSLRYATAQVTRADSQRATRPQPTGQRADSPATDPWAADRAAGGGATATDPWADADGEF